The Leishmania panamensis strain MHOM/PA/94/PSC-1 chromosome 12 sequence genome includes the window ttctcttgtTAGTTAAGAGTTactttggtgtgtgtgtgtgtgtgtgtgtgtgtgtgtgtgtgtggctttGATTGTGTATTTAGGAACCCCTATATGTGTGGAAAAAAGATGGATGTCCCAAGCGACGATTACGATGTGAGTATTATGATAGAGGCGGTTCACGAAGTGCAAGCTGTTCTGACCTCTCGCCAGTTTGCTACCTTTTCCGAGGTAGACACCGAGATTGCAAAGACACTTAAACGGTATGAAGCTTTCGGTGATGGTTTCGAGCGATTTCACGTGAGCTTAACTAAAGATGTTCTGCAGTCGAACGATTTACAGAAGAGTCTCAAGGATATGGATAAGCGATGCCGAGATCGTCTGAAGGACTGTGAGTCTAGTCAGAAAGACCAGATTAATGATATCCTGCCGTTTATCCGTAAGTCATCCGCGATTCTCGTTCACGGATCGGGTAATTTACTGGCACTCACTATTGCCTGCTCTATTCAGGAGCATGAAGGCGTCCGCTTTTACATCTGCGAAGGGAGACCAGCACGCAAGGGCTACCCTAACGGCTCTGGCGAGCAACTGCTAAAAAGGGTGCTTGCAACACCAGAGGGAACACGGCTAAAAGATAAGCTGCACCGGTACTGCACGATTGTGCCTGACAGCGGTGTGAGCTCGGTGATGAATAATGTTGACTTTGTTGTGATGGGTGCGAACTGTGTGACGGAGCACGGTGGACTAGTTCACTCTACAGGCTCCCTTCAGATCTCCATCGTGGCCGCCTTCCGAAATGTTCCGTGCTACGTCCTGTGTGAGACTTTTAAGTTTGCGCACATTTTCCCTTTAGGCACTGACGATCTGAAACAGCCTGAGGATGGTGTGGGGCAAGTGGTTCCTTTGGTGGAGTTTGTGCCACCATCCATGATCACGCTGATCTTCTCTGAGCAAGGTATTATGCCCCCGTCTGCAGTGGCAGACGAGATGTTTCGCTTTCACACAGCTCCTTCTGCTCCAGGAAAGCAGCGATAAGAGAGCAACCGTGTGGAGTGTGACGTGTGatgtgtgtcggtgtggttttttttttccgcaatttttttcttttggggAGTCTTATCGTTTAGTGCTACTCGCACGATTTATGTCTGTCGTGCTGAAGCAACTTTGCTGATGCTCTTTTCGGCATCGCAGAGCCCCTGTTACTCCGCGCATGTTGCTTGGATTAGCTGCATTAGGTGAAGAGCATACTCGCGTGAGGTCTTCTTCTGCATGGAAAAATAGTGATGCGACACATGTGCTTATTATTTTGAGCCTGACTCTTACTCATCAttcttctcgcttttttctttgctctcggTCGCCTAAAAATCTGCTTACGGCTGGCTTTCAAGGAAAGTTTCCTGATGCTTTCGCGTGGAAGAAGAACGAGATATTCATAAGCTTTGCAATCAAGGTATCCACATGCCGTGTAACTGTCGCCAAGGAACTGCACTCCACAGTCATGTGGACGACCAACTGGCAAGCGAGGGAGTCTTTGGTATCGGGGTTCCCTTAAACGATGCCGTAGATATTAGTGCTATTCAACTCTGGAATAGCCGAAACACACCCGCCGAAGCAGGCAGGCTTTTTGATCTGAGCATGTCATCGAACCAGGACCCGATCTGCAGTGACGATGATCAGGAACTGCTGATTTCCGCCCCGCTTTCGTCTCTGTGCCGCATTAAGGGTATCTCGGTTGTGGCACCGGCGAACGATACTGCGCCGTCACGAGTGAAGATCTTTGTCAACCTCGTCAGTGTGTCAGGGTTTTGCTCTGTTCGGCGGCTGGTTCcacaggagcagctgcagcttgcGGACGGTGGCTGCGAGGATCGTATCATCTACAGGGTGAATGCGACCAAGTTCTCGGCGGTCTCCTCGCTTACCTTCTTCTTCGATGAGAGCTACAATGGCGAGGAGACAAACGTGCTGCGCATCGAACTTTTTGGTGAAAATACAGGCAAGTCTACGCAGCAACAGGTGGCAACGAATATTGTATACGAGGCTCGCGGAAATCCGGCAGATCACCAGAGCGGGGAAGACAAGAAGTCGCTGTTCGAGGTCagatgagaaagagagaggatggCATGTAGgtgtctgccgctgctttgccTATTTGACGGCTGTACTCTGTTCTGCAGAGAGGATACAATGCGCGTCTTTGTCGAGCTAAAGAAGTAAAAAAGGGAGTTGTGTTTTTGTGCCCTCTTTTGGTGACGCTCTAGAGGACCTGCTCGTTGCCAGTCACTGTGTCCCCGATATAGCCGCAGCGTTTTGCGGCCATGGTAGTGTTTCCATTTCTTTCACTTCTCACAGCTGTCACATTTTCTTCCCACTCTTCTGTTCTTGCTGCTTGCCAAGTGCATACAGCCTTCCTCAGTTGATTTATACAGCTTTTTTGCTTCTTATCTATCCTTGCACTGGTTCTCACATCTGactgaagagaaaagaaagcgaaaagatGCTCCAGCGGCCTGACCATACCCTTCTGCAGGATCCATCGTATCCGAAAGACACAAGGCAGAAGCTGACGGAGAATGGCCCGGCACAGGCGGCCAAGGAACTGTTTCCGGCGGATGCTGCCATCATTGATCCGCAGCTAAGCGAGGCTGTCTCGCTAGGCACAACGATTCTCGCGGTCTCGTACAAGGGTGGTGTTGTGCTGGCCGCGGACTCGCGCACGTCGTCGGGCACGTATGTCGTAAATCGGGCCAGCAACAAGCTAACGAAGCTAACCAAGAAGATTTACTGCTGCCGTAGTGGTTCTGCCGCAGATACACAGGCGCTCGCTGAGCGCGTGTCAAACTACTTAGGTAGCTATCAGACAGACGTTGGCACAGAAGTGAACGTTGCCACGGCAGCGAACCTGTTTCATAAGATGTGCTACATGAACAGATGGAACATTTCTGCGGGTATTATTGTCGCGGGGTACGACCCTATCAACGGCAGCTCAGTGTACAGCATCCCATCTGGGGGCTCGTGCGTGAAGCTTGACTATGCActtggcggcagcggctctaTCTTTCTGTACTCTTTTTTTGATGCCAACTACAAACCGGATATGTCGAAGAGCGAGTGCGTTGCCTTCTGCCAGCGCGCTGTCGCGCACGCGTTCAGCCGCGACGGCTCCAGCGGCGGTCTGATCCGCACCATCACCCTTGATGCTGGCGAGCCAGAACACCAGACGATCCCGTGGAACACCGCGCCCTACTGCATGGAGAAGGACCCTAAATATCAGCAGcaggctgtgctgcaccaatctctcagcagcagcgcaaaggTTACTGGAAATTGCATGTCTTCTATATCGTGAAAGCAGACGCTGTTGCATGCACCTCCGTTTTTCCTTTGTATCTGCCCTTTGTAGGTGGAatcgttttttcttttgccttttcgAACCCTCTAGGAATTGAACGTTGAAATGGTGGTGAAAAGCGGCCGTATGAATGAAGAAGAGATCCAGTAAATCTTTTGAGTGGACTGATAGGGTGTCGCGTGACTTTGGCAGCGTATGCAGGCGGGTTTATGCTCCACCTATACCCCTGCTGCGCGAAATGACGACGCAGCATGTCGTCTATTCTCTAGCTATAGTTATTGATGAAAAGCGTCCCTTGTGGTGCCCAGTTTTTGCGGTAGTACCTCCAGTGTGTTCGTGATCATGTAGCTGTCGAAAGTGAAAGTACCCGTGCCTCTCGaccgctgcttctccgctTCCCCCATGGCCTTTTTTTTGATCCTCATGTCGATTCTGTTTCCGGCTGATGTTCTGATAGCCCAACTCCAGTATCGTAGCACTTCCGTGCGCTAGCAATGAGAGGACAGCTCGGGCGAAAAGGCGTGGCGGCCCTTTACGCCGGCCCAACAATCACCTCCTACACGGATGCATGTGAAGCCCCAGTGGCCATGTGGGAAGGCGCAATTCCGCTGAAGCATGAGCGTGTAGTTAACAATGGCATTGCCACCCATGTAGTGAAGAAAACATACGCCCATCCGCCAGAAATTCATCCGACCAACCTAAGCTTCAATGACATCGATTCCATGTACTGCCTGGGAAACGATGAGCTGATCAAGTACTTCCCAGAGGGCGTGGGCGGAAAGGTGATGCAGCTCATGCCCCCAAGTCATCCACGCGGTTTCCTGTACCGGAAGCAGAGTCACCTCCTTAATTGCTTCATTGATAAGCTTCCTTTCTGGCAAAGCAAGGAGAGGGCGCTGCGCTCTCTCACGAACGGGCGACCCGGACTCATTATGGATGGTCCGACTGGGAGCGGCAAGAGCGCACTGCTCTGCCAGGCAGTGCACTACGCACGCTCTCGCAATATCATTACCCTCTACATCTCTAACGCGAAAGCATGGACGCACGGGGAGTGGTGCTGGCCCAGCACGATCCTGCCAGGCTTCTTCGATGCACCTGATGCAGGACGAGAGTTTCTTCGCACAGTGGCAGAAGCAAATCGGCCTCTCCTGCAGACGTGGGAGCTGAGGGTGACGCCGCAGGACTTACCTCTAGAGCAAGGCGAGAAGCAGCCACGCTCCCTCTATGACCTTTGTGAGTGGGGTCACCGCGCTGTTGCGCCAGCATCTATTGACCGTCAGAGTGTGTGTATCAAGTTTTTCTTCGACGAGGTCAGCGCCGAGAAAACGAAGCCGATTGTCATCGCCGTGGACGGGTGGAATCTGTTTTCTCACGAGACGCACTTCCGATACCCACACCCCGACTTCCTACGCACTTTGACTACGCTGAACGATGGGTCGACGGACGTTGACTTGTATCCACAAGAGCTACCTCGCATTCCGGCGTCGAGACTGAGCTTTGTGCGCGGTCTCAACAAACTGATTCTCTCAAAGCAGGACCCCAACAAGTTTTTCATCACTTGTACCACGCGTGACTTTAAGCCCTTTGACGGCATCAGCGGATTCACCGATGTGGAGAACGACCGTTTTAAGAACAGCCTCGACGAGTACGCGCCGTATGATCCAGAGAAGGACTCCTTTTTTCACCCTATCGAGGTGGACAACTTTACTGAGTACGAGTATAGGGCGTTCCTCCGTTTCACCATCAACTCTGGCGAGTTAGCTGGCCTCGGCTGGGGCCCGATGTGGCACTACTCAAGCGACTTTGAGCGGAAGTTGTACAAGATTGACTTTATGTCAGATCGCAACCCGCAGCGGGTGATCAATCACTATCACCAAGAGCTCGTGTGGCGTTACGAGTACAAGCGCACGCGGCAGAAGCAGTACCTGCTAGCGCGACGCAAGATGTGGCAAGGCGCCGAGGTGTCTTACGGACTGCACAACGGCAAGTGAAAAACACGCGCCTCTCCTCAGTGCGGCGGAAGCGAGTTTGTCTCGTAGCTGTTCACATGCTTTTTGTGTATGCCTATTTATTTCCTCCTGAGTAGTTCTTCTTGGAGTGGCTGTGAGGTGTGCGTTGCAGTGGCGACTGAAGACGTTGCTGCGGACGTCTACAGAATAAAAACAATTCTATGCTGTTCGTCCCGGACGCAATCCGAGTTAGGTTCGGACTCCACTGAGGGTAGCTCCTTAAGTGATCTGCCGGTGTACGCGACTGTGCCGATGAAGCAAAAGGATGAGGACAGTGTTTTGGGGGCTCTGTCGAAAAACGTGGTACCGCGCCGCCCACGCGGTGTTCGATCCAAAACCCAAAGGAAGGGCCTGACTTTTGCGTATGCCAACCCATCAGATGTTTCGTGTCCATTTACCTCTCAAACGCGACGAAagtctctctgctctctgttttccctctcATCTGCAAGTTGAtaagggaagaaaagaaggacacgctgctgcttccctACGCCTTGACAAAGCAGGTAACAAGTAAGGGTACGGCCCGTTGCCTCTCTTCCGAGCCATGCTAACCGGAAAGCAGCCGTGGAACCTCAATGCCGAAACGTGACAAAAGGCGCACAGCGCTGGTGCAACATAACTTTGACAGCTTGAAGAGGTTCTATGCAATTTCGCCCTTTGTGGCTGCGGAGCGAGCGGCTCTCCCACCTGTTTACTCTGGGGTGTACAGTCGGCGTGCCGCGATGAATTGCTACCACATTGTAGGCTCCTCACGGGAACAGATTGTCTCGGACGCCATGCGCACCTTCACCCCATCCACATGTACGACGGAGGTGATGGAGTTATACCTAGAGGTGGCAGCACTCGTGTCGCTTTACTTCGATACGAaagagcagctgcttgcgctgcCAGATGTTTGACGATCGCTTTCAAGTGGGCAGGGCACCTTccgaaaaaaagaaaagatgcTATATTTCGTATGCAAAGAGTGGACGTGTTTCTGGTTTCACACATCCTGCATCGTGGGCCCACTCCCTCCACATACTTTGGTGCACACGAAGGGGGTTTGGCCGTCATGAAGGCCGCTACCGGTACTCGCCTGTGCATGATGTCTTCGTTGTCGAGGACATGGACTCTAAATGATCGAGCTGCACGTTGTATCCTTCCCGCTCCAACACCACCTTTTACACCGTGAActtgttttcccttttctacACCGTTTCTACTTGCCATGTCACTTCTCTCGCTAATGAGCTTGTCGTGTTTCCTCAAAGACAGTGCTAATGCCTGAGTATGACGAAGTCACTGGAAAGCACCAGTAATGCTTCCGACGAGCTAGTAGTCTGGAAAGCTGCAGAGCGAGTTAGACAAGGCGCCTCTTTACACCTATCAAGGGTAGCTCTCTGTATCGCCTCTGCCACGGAACTGCTGAAAGGCAAGACAAAGCTGGTGGAGCGGGTCTCCGGGGACACGATTGTGTTTGGCCCTCTTCGCGGCCACGCCACCGACTTTGCCAATATTCTGTTAACGAAAGTGCTTCCTAATCGTTGCGTCAGCAATATTGTTTTCTTGGGTAACTACATCGATGGGGCACACCAGTCGCTGGGTGTTCTGTTCCTAATCTCGACGCTCATTGTCTGCTCTCGGTTCCGCATTGTACCTCTCATCGGCAAGCACGAAATGATGTACCCTGTCCAGCCGGAGAGCTTCGGTTCTCTTCGAAACGAGATGCTTCTGTGCTGCACGCGCGAACGCCAGCCGCTGGAGCAGTACGAGGATGCCATGAGGGAGTTCTTTTCAGTTCTTCCcgttgtgtgcgtggtggAGAACAAGTTTTTCTGTGTCGCTGGTGGGCCCTCCTCGGGGTTTCGCACgttggaggagatggaggtgaTAACGGTGACCCAGGAGGCGCTGAAAGAGTTTGTCTTGAATGGGCCAATggatgaggatgaggagCGTATCGCTGGCGGAAGCGCTTTTGTCGCCTTACAGGGGAGAGAGCTGGCGTTCCGCTATACATTCAACGCTGCCTGTAACTTCCTGAGCCGCAACAAATTGGCGATGTTTATCGTGGGCATGGAGTACCATACAAGCCTTCCAGACTACAGTAGCTTTACTCGACCTAACCACTACAAAGAATCAATC containing:
- a CDS encoding proteasome beta-1 subunit, putative (TriTrypDB/GeneDB-style sysID: LpmP.12.0030), encoding MLQRPDHTLLQDPSYPKDTRQKLTENGPAQAAKELFPADAAIIDPQLSEAVSLGTTILAVSYKGGVVLAADSRTSSGTYVVNRASNKLTKLTKKIYCCRSGSAADTQALAERVSNYLGSYQTDVGTEVNVATAANLFHKMCYMNRWNISAGIIVAGYDPINGSSVYSIPSGGSCVKLDYALGGSGSIFLYSFFDANYKPDMSKSECVAFCQRAVAHAFSRDGSSGGLIRTITLDAGEPEHQTIPWNTAPYCMEKDPKYQQQAVLHQSLSSSAKVTGNCMSSIS
- a CDS encoding mitochondrial ribosomal death-associated protein 3, putative (TriTrypDB/GeneDB-style sysID: LpmP.12.0040), whose protein sequence is MWEGAIPLKHERVVNNGIATHVVKKTYAHPPEIHPTNLSFNDIDSMYCLGNDELIKYFPEGVGGKVMQLMPPSHPRGFLYRKQSHLLNCFIDKLPFWQSKERALRSLTNGRPGLIMDGPTGSGKSALLCQAVHYARSRNIITLYISNAKAWTHGEWCWPSTILPGFFDAPDAGREFLRTVAEANRPLLQTWELRVTPQDLPLEQGEKQPRSLYDLCEWGHRAVAPASIDRQSVCIKFFFDEVSAEKTKPIVIAVDGWNLFSHETHFRYPHPDFLRTLTTLNDGSTDVDLYPQELPRIPASRLSFVRGLNKLILSKQDPNKFFITCTTRDFKPFDGISGFTDVENDRFKNSLDEYAPYDPEKDSFFHPIEVDNFTEYEYRAFLRFTINSGELAGLGWGPMWHYSSDFERKLYKIDFMSDRNPQRVINHYHQELVWRYEYKRTRQKQYLLARRKMWQGAEVSYGLHNGK
- a CDS encoding hypothetical protein (TriTrypDB/GeneDB-style sysID: LpmP.12.0050), translating into MPKRDKRRTALVQHNFDSLKRFYAISPFVAAERAALPPVYSGVYSRRAAMNCYHIVGSSREQIVSDAMRTFTPSTCTTEVMELYLEVAALVSLYFDTKEQLLALPDV
- a CDS encoding hypothetical protein (TriTrypDB/GeneDB-style sysID: LpmP.12.0020); the protein is MSSNQDPICSDDDQELLISAPLSSLCRIKGISVVAPANDTAPSRVKIFVNLVSVSGFCSVRRLVPQEQLQLADGGCEDRIIYRVNATKFSAVSSLTFFFDESYNGEETNVLRIELFGENTGKSTQQQVATNIVYEARGNPADHQSGEDKKSLFEVR
- a CDS encoding serine/threonine-specific protein phosphatase, putative (TriTrypDB/GeneDB-style sysID: LpmP.12.0060), whose product is MTKSLESTSNASDELVVWKAAERVRQGASLHLSRVALCIASATELLKGKTKLVERVSGDTIVFGPLRGHATDFANILLTKVLPNRCVSNIVFLGNYIDGAHQSLGVLFLISTLIVCSRFRIVPLIGKHEMMYPVQPESFGSLRNEMLLCCTRERQPLEQYEDAMREFFSVLPVVCVVENKFFCVAGGPSSGFRTLEEMEVITVTQEALKEFVLNGPMDEDEERIAGGSAFVALQGRELAFRYTFNAACNFLSRNKLAMFIVGMEYHTSLPDYSSFTRPNHYKESIYFPGYILGRIHPETQLPTVLSVFSAPSFCGVNRNNACIAEITAKRLEVQELSVYANRPLVTPGTQDHAFSWAEPMLERAVVAITREIIFGGKEDAAPDVDARHKRLEEVAVAKMRRMGMLLRMYNIPLPDIPKLTLD
- a CDS encoding translation initiation factor EIF-2b alpha subunit, putative (TriTrypDB/GeneDB-style sysID: LpmP.12.0010) translates to MDVPSDDYDVSIMIEAVHEVQAVLTSRQFATFSEVDTEIAKTLKRYEAFGDGFERFHVSLTKDVLQSNDLQKSLKDMDKRCRDRLKDCESSQKDQINDILPFIRKSSAILVHGSGNLLALTIACSIQEHEGVRFYICEGRPARKGYPNGSGEQLLKRVLATPEGTRLKDKLHRYCTIVPDSGVSSVMNNVDFVVMGANCVTEHGGLVHSTGSLQISIVAAFRNVPCYVLCETFKFAHIFPLGTDDLKQPEDGVGQVVPLVEFVPPSMITLIFSEQGIMPPSAVADEMFRFHTAPSAPGKQR